One part of the Enterococcus sp. DIV1094 genome encodes these proteins:
- a CDS encoding discoidin domain-containing protein, which yields MTKLTVAIYDNEGVPRKHLQGEEEIEKDLVESAENFVHLSMRKFEYQEGDQIVVETEESGSYLWVKLDETLEPSLVYLPENKWTYEVSFQSNRIKARPETRFSGGRHYISVRCASEDEVKMYRNLALNPHDQKEESGAYPHASANVETRNDATFFACNAIDGVYANHSHGSYPFQSWGINQQADAALTIDFGRDVQLDKVVFTWRADFPHDSYWTNVTIEFDDGTSETFATEKTAHPQHFSFAQKKTRTVRFCKLIQAEDPSPFPALTQIEFWGKNDQPMKG from the coding sequence ATGACCAAGTTAACAGTCGCAATTTATGATAATGAGGGTGTGCCAAGAAAGCATCTTCAAGGAGAAGAGGAGATCGAGAAAGACCTGGTGGAATCTGCGGAAAATTTTGTGCATTTGTCCATGAGAAAATTTGAGTACCAAGAAGGGGATCAGATCGTTGTTGAAACGGAAGAGTCAGGGAGTTATTTATGGGTTAAATTAGATGAAACTTTAGAACCTTCGCTTGTGTATTTACCAGAAAATAAATGGACGTATGAAGTTTCGTTTCAGTCGAATCGTATCAAAGCTAGACCGGAGACTCGTTTTTCTGGAGGACGTCATTACATCAGTGTTCGCTGTGCTTCTGAGGATGAGGTCAAAATGTATCGTAATTTAGCGCTGAATCCGCATGATCAAAAAGAAGAATCTGGGGCTTATCCTCATGCAAGTGCGAATGTGGAAACGAGGAATGATGCAACTTTCTTTGCTTGCAACGCAATCGATGGTGTTTATGCCAATCACTCTCATGGCTCATATCCGTTTCAATCTTGGGGGATCAATCAGCAAGCTGATGCAGCTTTGACGATCGATTTTGGGCGAGATGTCCAGTTGGATAAAGTTGTTTTCACATGGCGTGCAGATTTTCCGCATGATAGTTACTGGACGAATGTAACGATCGAGTTTGACGATGGTACAAGTGAAACATTTGCAACAGAGAAAACTGCTCATCCACAACATTTTTCATTTGCTCAGAAAAAGACCAGAACTGTACGTTTTTGTAAGTTGATCCAAGCAGAAGATCCATCACCGTTTCCGGCACTAACGCAAATTGAATTTTGGGGTAAGAATGATCAGCCAATGAAGGGATAG
- a CDS encoding heparinase II/III family protein: MKKRFLMQLLEAKKEYLVNPTVPNLPVSGYRDFLRTGERLSFETAYFARRKQVSVLTLSLLQQKEVEVIEKLEQVLWEICNEYSWSLPAHLPIEGDHFRLDAATWIDLFAAETGQMLAEIVCLFSTELSETLTFRIRTEVAQRLFVPLIKETWSFESLENNWSAVIGGSIGMAALDLLERNAELQKEILVKVDRCIQSYLRSFGNDGACEEGISYWAYGFGYYCYFAEKYQQVYEDDRYLSDDKVKRIAAFPFYVMIDEKEGVPFSDYHPAELPSGLLSFCHERFRVEIPEIKAMNELDFDHCYRFAPLLRNLLWTKQYNGDSSKEIFHFFDDVAWGVLQSAKENLVFAAKGGRNDESHNHLDIGHFIFGTKETLFLTDLGAGEYTKDYFDEKKRYRFLVNNALGHSVPIIADAYQLSGTVSAENTSFQRTRTGGIFKTELTHIYPRQARLLQMERTLEVDRTKRQLMLKDVFVSDKENQEVVENFITIHPVEVREGTVCIVGEKEKCEMLFSRPVQLIRQTYFNHYGQEVEATLIQATYQLERAGTIQIECTITSK; the protein is encoded by the coding sequence ATGAAAAAGCGCTTTTTGATGCAATTATTAGAAGCAAAAAAAGAATATCTTGTGAATCCAACAGTACCTAATTTGCCAGTTTCGGGCTATAGGGATTTCTTACGGACTGGTGAGCGATTGTCTTTTGAGACTGCCTACTTTGCCAGACGTAAACAAGTAAGTGTCTTGACATTGTCCTTATTACAACAAAAAGAAGTAGAAGTTATTGAAAAATTGGAACAAGTCCTATGGGAAATCTGTAACGAATATAGTTGGAGTTTACCCGCTCATTTACCGATCGAGGGCGATCACTTTCGTTTAGATGCCGCCACATGGATCGATTTATTTGCTGCCGAGACGGGGCAAATGCTAGCAGAAATCGTCTGTCTTTTTTCGACAGAATTGTCTGAAACGTTGACTTTTCGAATCAGGACAGAAGTTGCTCAACGTTTATTTGTTCCTTTGATAAAAGAGACATGGTCGTTTGAATCATTGGAAAACAATTGGAGTGCGGTAATCGGTGGTTCGATCGGAATGGCGGCATTGGATTTATTAGAAAGAAATGCTGAGTTACAAAAAGAAATATTAGTGAAGGTTGATCGCTGTATCCAATCTTATCTACGCAGCTTTGGAAATGATGGTGCCTGTGAAGAAGGTATCAGTTACTGGGCTTATGGGTTTGGTTATTATTGCTATTTTGCGGAAAAATATCAACAAGTTTACGAGGATGACCGCTATTTATCAGATGACAAAGTAAAAAGAATCGCGGCTTTTCCTTTTTACGTGATGATCGATGAAAAAGAGGGAGTACCGTTTTCTGATTATCATCCAGCAGAGCTGCCTAGTGGACTATTGAGCTTCTGTCATGAAAGGTTTCGTGTCGAAATTCCAGAAATCAAAGCGATGAATGAGTTGGATTTTGATCATTGCTATCGCTTTGCTCCTTTATTACGTAATTTACTTTGGACAAAGCAGTACAATGGAGATAGTTCAAAAGAAATCTTTCATTTTTTTGATGATGTGGCATGGGGTGTTCTTCAATCTGCAAAAGAAAATTTGGTTTTTGCAGCCAAAGGAGGACGCAATGATGAAAGTCATAATCATCTTGATATCGGTCATTTCATTTTCGGTACAAAAGAAACGTTGTTTTTAACAGATCTTGGAGCGGGTGAGTATACAAAAGATTATTTTGACGAAAAAAAGCGCTATCGTTTTTTAGTTAACAATGCACTTGGACATAGTGTGCCGATCATTGCTGATGCTTACCAGCTTTCGGGTACCGTGTCAGCGGAAAATACGAGTTTTCAACGAACAAGAACTGGCGGTATTTTTAAGACCGAATTAACTCATATTTATCCTCGACAGGCAAGATTGCTTCAGATGGAACGAACGTTAGAAGTAGATCGTACCAAACGACAATTAATGCTAAAGGATGTTTTCGTATCTGACAAAGAAAATCAGGAGGTAGTTGAAAATTTTATAACAATTCATCCAGTTGAAGTTAGAGAAGGAACGGTGTGCATTGTAGGGGAAAAGGAAAAGTGTGAGATGCTTTTTTCAAGACCTGTTCAGTTGATCAGACAGACATATTTCAATCATTACGGTCAAGAAGTAGAAGCTACGTTGATTCAAGCAACTTATCAGTTGGAGCGAGCAGGAACGATCCAAATCGAGTGCACGATTACAAGTAAATGA
- a CDS encoding ABC transporter substrate-binding protein, which translates to MKFLKKSVIAALLVSGGLWLGACGNENQAQDQSEGTVLTVSTWNYETTPEFDKLFRAFEKENPGVTVKPVDIASDDYDTKLTTMLASGDTTDVLTMKNLLSYSNYALRDQLVDLSTHIKDLDTAPAMESYEMYNIDGKTYAQPYRTDFWVLYYNKKLFDEAGIPYPDNLTWEEYEDLAKQLSKPEEQVYGAYQHTWRSTVQAIAAAQNNKNLVEPDYDFLDEYYDRVLRMQEEQAQMDFGTAKSTNVTYQSQFENSKAAMMYMGTWYMGALLTNIDAGSTDVEWGITQMPQNEKGQEIQTFGSPTAFAINKNSKQQELAQKFLDFCSGEAGAKVLAEVGVVPSYRTDAINELYFSRQGMPNDEISQKAFEPDYIAIEFPVDTNGPAIDRILQEEHELILVGDESPTSAIDNMEKRVKQESE; encoded by the coding sequence ATGAAGTTTTTGAAAAAAAGTGTTATTGCTGCGTTACTTGTTAGTGGAGGGCTTTGGTTAGGTGCATGCGGAAATGAAAATCAAGCACAAGACCAATCAGAAGGAACAGTGTTGACAGTCAGTACGTGGAATTATGAAACGACACCAGAATTTGACAAACTTTTTCGAGCATTTGAAAAAGAAAATCCTGGAGTAACAGTGAAACCCGTGGATATTGCTTCAGATGATTATGATACAAAATTGACGACGATGTTAGCAAGTGGCGATACGACAGACGTATTGACGATGAAAAATCTATTGTCTTATTCAAATTACGCATTAAGAGATCAATTGGTTGATTTGTCTACGCACATCAAAGATTTAGATACAGCCCCTGCCATGGAAAGCTACGAGATGTATAACATTGATGGAAAAACGTATGCGCAACCTTATCGTACAGACTTTTGGGTGCTTTACTATAATAAAAAATTATTCGATGAGGCAGGGATACCTTATCCAGATAATTTGACTTGGGAAGAATACGAAGACTTGGCGAAACAACTTTCAAAACCGGAAGAGCAAGTATACGGTGCATACCAACACACGTGGCGCTCGACTGTTCAAGCAATTGCAGCTGCGCAAAATAATAAAAATCTAGTCGAGCCAGATTATGATTTTTTAGATGAGTACTATGACCGTGTATTGCGGATGCAAGAAGAGCAAGCTCAAATGGATTTTGGTACAGCTAAGTCAACGAATGTGACCTATCAATCACAATTTGAAAACTCCAAGGCTGCCATGATGTACATGGGCACGTGGTACATGGGTGCTTTGTTGACAAATATTGATGCTGGTTCAACAGATGTGGAGTGGGGCATCACTCAAATGCCGCAAAATGAAAAAGGACAGGAAATCCAAACATTTGGTTCTCCCACAGCCTTTGCGATCAATAAAAACTCAAAACAACAAGAACTAGCGCAAAAGTTCCTTGATTTTTGCTCGGGAGAAGCGGGTGCTAAAGTGTTAGCAGAAGTAGGTGTCGTCCCTTCTTATCGAACAGATGCGATCAATGAATTGTACTTCAGCCGTCAAGGAATGCCAAATGATGAGATTTCACAAAAAGCATTTGAGCCAGATTATATTGCTATCGAGTTTCCAGTCGATACGAACGGCCCAGCGATTGACAGGATCTTACAGGAAGAGCATGAACTGATTTTGGTAGGCGACGAATCACCAACATCAGCGATTGATAATATGGAAAAACGAGTGAAACAAGAAAGCGAATAA
- a CDS encoding DUF2264 domain-containing protein — MQQFRTKQQWQENFRQLMTPLRPYYKNEPGKLKLGTHGTVYSEATREVEAFLRPLWGFGPYLVDEDDDELLSDYLKGLIAGTDPQSDDYWGAVTDYDQLIVEMASISTTLLLNPEKIWGRLSSLEQTNLAEWLFSVNARRIPKNNWYFFRILVNIALKKCGKPYSQQQIEQDFDVIEQFYSGNGWYFDGAETQHDYYISFAIHYYSLVYAHFMADEDPVRTKWIKERAVLFAQTFKYWFDASGEALPFGRSLTYRFAQVSFFSALVFADVEALPWGEIKGLISRHLENWMTKETFSTDGLLTVGYHYQNLVFGEGYNGPGSPYWAMKSFILLAVPDEHPYWQAEIQPLQIEEKTLALPESKNFYQYNQSLTHLQAFPAGQFVNQQSFPHAKYSKFVYSTRFGFSVPKSDYWYYEGAYDSTLALAKDGHYFRPKGLDTAFSVLPDRIIHEWSPWEDVKIRSTIVPLENCHVRVHEIETKDMIQAYDGGFSVPFEQSLPKATEQSIEAKTSIGTSTVKGMIGYENADIVRTEPNTNLFFPRTMLPFVSAELAPGNHLLVSLISGTLPDETVNQPVIEQKGQKLLIQQKNQTIELTIR; from the coding sequence ATGCAACAATTTCGTACAAAACAACAATGGCAAGAAAATTTCCGCCAGCTAATGACACCTTTACGTCCTTACTACAAAAATGAACCAGGTAAATTAAAACTAGGAACACATGGGACGGTTTATTCAGAGGCAACAAGGGAGGTTGAAGCTTTTTTACGACCGTTATGGGGCTTTGGACCTTACTTGGTCGATGAAGACGATGATGAATTGCTATCAGATTATTTGAAAGGGCTCATCGCAGGAACTGATCCACAAAGTGATGATTACTGGGGAGCCGTAACCGATTACGATCAATTGATTGTTGAGATGGCTTCTATAAGTACAACCTTGCTTTTGAATCCTGAAAAAATCTGGGGGCGGCTGTCTTCACTGGAACAGACGAATCTTGCGGAGTGGTTATTCTCAGTAAATGCGCGTCGAATCCCCAAAAATAATTGGTATTTCTTCCGTATTTTAGTGAATATCGCTTTAAAAAAATGTGGAAAACCATATTCACAGCAACAAATCGAGCAAGATTTTGATGTGATCGAACAGTTTTATAGTGGCAATGGGTGGTATTTTGATGGAGCTGAGACACAACATGATTACTATATCTCCTTTGCGATCCATTATTATAGTCTAGTATATGCCCATTTTATGGCTGATGAAGATCCAGTTCGCACAAAATGGATAAAGGAACGGGCGGTTCTTTTTGCTCAAACATTCAAATACTGGTTTGATGCGAGTGGGGAAGCATTACCTTTTGGTCGTAGTTTGACCTATCGCTTTGCCCAAGTCAGCTTTTTTAGTGCATTAGTTTTTGCCGATGTCGAAGCATTACCTTGGGGTGAAATCAAAGGATTGATCAGTCGCCATTTAGAAAACTGGATGACTAAAGAGACTTTCTCGACGGATGGCCTACTGACAGTTGGTTATCATTATCAAAATCTAGTCTTTGGGGAAGGCTATAATGGACCGGGTTCTCCTTACTGGGCAATGAAAAGTTTCATTCTTTTAGCTGTTCCAGACGAACACCCTTATTGGCAAGCAGAAATCCAGCCATTACAAATCGAAGAAAAGACATTGGCATTACCGGAAAGTAAAAATTTTTACCAATATAATCAGTCATTGACACATCTGCAAGCTTTTCCAGCTGGTCAGTTTGTGAATCAGCAAAGCTTTCCTCATGCAAAATATAGCAAGTTCGTCTATTCAACACGATTTGGTTTTAGCGTACCGAAGTCTGATTATTGGTATTACGAAGGTGCGTATGACAGTACGCTGGCTTTAGCAAAAGATGGGCATTATTTCCGTCCCAAGGGATTAGATACAGCTTTCTCTGTTCTACCTGATCGTATCATCCATGAATGGTCACCGTGGGAAGATGTCAAGATTCGTTCCACGATCGTGCCACTGGAAAACTGTCACGTCAGAGTACATGAAATTGAAACAAAAGATATGATTCAAGCATATGATGGCGGCTTTAGTGTTCCTTTCGAACAAAGCTTGCCCAAAGCAACTGAGCAAAGTATTGAAGCAAAAACGAGTATAGGAACATCAACCGTCAAAGGAATGATCGGCTATGAAAACGCAGATATTGTGCGAACGGAACCAAACACGAATCTCTTTTTCCCACGTACGATGTTGCCTTTTGTTTCAGCTGAGTTAGCACCAGGAAACCACTTGCTTGTGTCACTCATTTCAGGAACTTTACCTGATGAAACAGTGAACCAGCCAGTCATTGAACAAAAAGGACAAAAATTATTGATCCAACAAAAGAATCAAACGATCGAATTAACGATTAGATAA
- a CDS encoding carbohydrate ABC transporter permease — protein MEVTKSASHKLKRKNTLIAWSFIAPNFIGFLIFTLVPVVFSLVLAFMKWDSFSTPEFVGLQNFTRMLSDDTFWISLKNTFLYTIGVVPLTLVCSLGLAILLNQKIRGVKFFRTAFFFPYVTSLVAIAVVWSMLFHPTMGPINQFLRVFIENPPGWLSSSDWALTAIIIVSVWRGMGYYMILYLAGLQGISKELYEAAAMDGANKWKQFRHITVPALRPTTFFVTIMLVINCFKIFDLVQVMTDGGPGRATNVLVYQVYSEAFVKFNFGYASAIAMVLFVIVLVITVIQFKWNQIQEKV, from the coding sequence ATGGAAGTAACAAAGTCAGCTTCACATAAATTAAAACGTAAAAATACGTTGATTGCTTGGTCATTTATTGCGCCAAACTTTATTGGATTTTTGATTTTTACTTTAGTACCAGTTGTTTTTTCATTAGTGTTAGCCTTTATGAAATGGGATTCCTTTAGTACACCAGAATTTGTTGGTCTGCAAAATTTCACTCGAATGTTATCGGACGATACGTTTTGGATCTCGCTAAAAAATACTTTTCTGTACACGATTGGCGTTGTTCCGTTGACCTTGGTTTGTTCGTTGGGTTTAGCCATTTTACTGAATCAGAAAATAAGAGGAGTCAAGTTTTTTCGGACGGCGTTTTTCTTCCCCTATGTCACCTCATTAGTGGCAATTGCAGTGGTGTGGAGTATGTTGTTTCATCCTACGATGGGACCAATCAACCAGTTTTTACGTGTATTCATTGAAAATCCTCCAGGCTGGTTGTCTAGTTCAGATTGGGCATTGACAGCGATCATTATCGTTAGTGTCTGGCGAGGAATGGGCTATTATATGATTTTGTACTTAGCTGGATTACAAGGGATCTCGAAAGAATTATATGAAGCAGCAGCGATGGATGGTGCAAACAAGTGGAAGCAATTCCGACACATCACCGTACCTGCATTGCGCCCCACAACATTTTTTGTCACGATCATGTTGGTTATCAACTGCTTCAAGATTTTTGACCTTGTCCAAGTGATGACCGATGGAGGACCAGGTCGTGCAACAAATGTGTTAGTTTACCAAGTCTATAGTGAAGCATTCGTAAAATTCAATTTCGGTTACGCTTCAGCAATTGCTATGGTCTTGTTTGTGATCGTATTGGTGATTACGGTGATCCAGTTCAAATGGAATCAGATTCAAGAGAAAGTCTAA
- a CDS encoding LacI family DNA-binding transcriptional regulator codes for MATITDIAKEAGVSISTVSRVLNYDDTLSATEETKRKVFEIAEKLNYTKYKKKARKSGNLNPATELSKKNGVIGLITWRTSDEELEDIYYMSIRLAAEKRAVELGYHVTNFSQNEQHQLQAVDGVLAIGKFTQEKIDELNTTAPNLCVVGSNFPFHDYDCVNTDFGQATEVALHHLLDLGHKKIAYIGAEESDNLYGFRTYKTPTTNTYIDMMKHHHLFDENYFFVKENSSLDVKTSEALTEKALAHWQGDLPTAILAANDAFAIGIIHTLNAHDIQVPEQISVMGINDLSISRYITPPLSTVRAYTEEMGETGINLLHERIHTPGIAKRILLDTELVVRGSTTRPVETRR; via the coding sequence ATGGCGACGATCACCGATATCGCAAAGGAAGCAGGCGTATCGATCTCTACTGTTTCACGCGTATTGAATTATGACGACACACTCTCAGCAACAGAAGAAACCAAACGAAAAGTTTTCGAAATTGCAGAAAAGCTAAATTACACCAAATATAAAAAGAAAGCCAGAAAAAGTGGCAACTTAAATCCAGCGACTGAGCTTTCGAAAAAAAATGGTGTCATTGGTTTGATCACTTGGCGCACGAGTGACGAGGAATTAGAAGATATTTATTACATGTCCATTCGCTTAGCTGCGGAAAAACGCGCAGTCGAACTTGGTTATCATGTAACAAACTTCTCTCAAAACGAACAACATCAACTACAAGCAGTCGATGGCGTTTTAGCAATCGGTAAATTTACACAGGAAAAAATCGATGAATTAAATACCACTGCGCCGAATCTCTGTGTCGTTGGATCAAATTTTCCTTTTCACGATTATGATTGTGTCAATACTGACTTCGGTCAAGCTACGGAAGTCGCCCTTCATCATCTGCTCGATTTAGGCCATAAAAAGATTGCTTATATCGGTGCAGAAGAAAGTGATAATCTCTATGGTTTTCGAACCTACAAAACACCAACAACAAATACGTATATCGACATGATGAAACATCATCATTTGTTTGATGAAAACTATTTTTTTGTAAAAGAAAACAGTTCACTTGACGTTAAAACAAGTGAAGCATTAACTGAAAAAGCCTTGGCACATTGGCAAGGCGATTTACCAACTGCCATCTTAGCCGCAAACGATGCTTTTGCTATCGGCATCATCCATACATTGAATGCGCACGACATTCAAGTTCCCGAACAAATCAGTGTGATGGGCATCAATGATTTATCTATTTCTCGCTATATCACGCCTCCCCTTTCTACAGTGAGAGCTTATACAGAAGAAATGGGCGAAACAGGGATCAATCTCTTACATGAGCGCATCCACACACCGGGCATCGCAAAACGCATCCTTTTAGATACAGAATTAGTCGTCAGGGGCTCAACGACACGTCCTGTTGAAACCAGACGTTGA
- a CDS encoding helix-turn-helix domain-containing protein, whose protein sequence is MNNLPMTLQLDNQFKRQYNLLQFIRTHQNKNLTLSDLSQELGTSKPTLRKDIDIINSSLPTNDFQLTYNDQGFLQITQQEISVDSVITRLAKDTTIYRMMDLLLHDKAYTTEELSEHLMISRSSIFNIIRHMNEVLKEYRVSIATGPLTFIGKEEDIRFLLFSFYSSFGDSQIIDSDSNHHAQTIIEHGRKSGITFLHFSHFRFTLWLSIAKVRGQAKKFCHLKESTAELVKKNRGYQVIEPLIALYYSSLFKLAIPESESLWLYLAFLHCVSYSKWQGLDEERVYAFRREESAPVVAAVHRFLLQVFPKQMLDDGSLEKMEAFLINTRLLSNMSTSYEMTSVTLIDLMKEKYPEIYQLWFRQLERLKANPLFEFTHLDHLAASLTTFHATILRIKSQQPLRVIVALQSCPSMDDYIIQEAELLFLRQISVKFLIEQPVTIKEINDHQASLIICNYDLHLNEDLPCPIHRLPNIPSKEDWTLLMDKITYLNSATSTANNTGYF, encoded by the coding sequence ATGAATAATTTACCTATGACATTACAATTAGATAATCAATTCAAACGACAGTATAACTTGTTACAGTTTATACGTACGCATCAGAATAAAAATTTAACGCTTAGTGATCTATCTCAGGAATTAGGTACATCAAAGCCAACTTTACGAAAAGATATCGACATTATCAATAGTTCTTTGCCTACGAACGATTTTCAATTAACCTACAATGACCAAGGTTTCTTACAAATCACTCAACAAGAAATCTCTGTCGATTCAGTGATCACTCGGTTAGCAAAAGACACGACGATTTATCGTATGATGGATTTATTGCTCCATGATAAAGCCTACACTACAGAAGAATTATCCGAACACTTAATGATTTCTCGCAGCTCGATTTTTAACATTATACGCCATATGAATGAAGTGCTAAAAGAATACCGCGTATCGATCGCAACAGGTCCACTAACCTTTATTGGTAAAGAAGAAGATATTCGCTTTTTACTCTTTTCATTTTATTCTAGTTTTGGCGATAGTCAGATCATTGATTCTGATAGTAATCACCATGCACAAACGATTATTGAACATGGTCGAAAAAGTGGGATCACTTTTCTTCATTTTAGTCATTTTCGTTTCACTCTTTGGTTATCCATCGCTAAAGTAAGAGGGCAAGCTAAAAAATTTTGCCATTTGAAGGAAAGTACAGCCGAATTAGTTAAAAAGAATCGGGGATATCAAGTTATCGAACCATTGATTGCCTTATATTATTCCTCACTATTCAAGCTAGCAATCCCTGAATCAGAATCTTTATGGCTCTATCTCGCCTTTTTACATTGTGTCTCTTACTCAAAATGGCAAGGCTTAGACGAAGAGCGAGTATATGCTTTTCGCCGAGAAGAAAGTGCGCCAGTCGTTGCAGCAGTTCACCGTTTTTTATTACAGGTTTTCCCTAAGCAGATGCTAGATGACGGCTCTTTAGAAAAAATGGAGGCCTTTTTGATCAATACAAGATTACTTTCAAATATGAGTACGTCTTATGAAATGACTTCCGTTACTTTGATTGATTTAATGAAAGAAAAATATCCGGAGATTTATCAGCTTTGGTTTCGCCAATTAGAGCGTTTAAAAGCAAATCCACTATTTGAGTTCACTCATCTTGATCACTTAGCTGCTAGTTTGACTACGTTTCATGCAACGATTTTACGTATAAAATCACAGCAGCCCCTTAGAGTCATTGTAGCGCTGCAAAGCTGTCCATCGATGGATGACTACATCATTCAAGAAGCAGAATTACTCTTCTTGCGACAAATCTCTGTCAAATTTTTGATTGAGCAACCAGTAACTATAAAAGAGATCAACGATCATCAAGCCAGTCTGATCATCTGCAACTATGATTTGCACTTAAATGAAGATTTACCTTGTCCAATCCACCGCCTACCTAATATCCCTTCAAAAGAGGATTGGACGCTTCTAATGGATAAAATCACTTATTTAAATTCAGCTACTTCTACAGCAAACAATACAGGTTATTTTTAG
- a CDS encoding glycoside hydrolase family 88 protein, protein MTQFEWLTHDIDFVVDKIKKNLTLFQETVPPAASVDLVYAPEENTDWTASFWIGMLFLVKELTNDPAVDPTIEKQLASFRRRLEKDIALETHDIGFLYTLSAIADYQVNQRESSKELAVKAADRLMERYDPKTQIIQAWGDLNDEQQRGRMIIDCLMNLPLLYFASAMTGEGKYKEAAYTHAKQTQRYIVRDNFTTYHTYYFNPKTGEAIGGKTQQGFADDSCWARGQAWGIYGFTLSYNHTGDHTFLETAKKLADYFIDCLPEDKICYWDLVFHDGSGEERDTSAAAIAVCGLLELAKQLPLTDPKKDEYQAVAVAIMKTLSKGYTSVDSPQSNGLLLEGVYDKKSNKGVKECMIWGDYYYVEALVRLTTAWYSYW, encoded by the coding sequence ATGACACAATTTGAATGGTTGACACATGACATTGATTTTGTCGTTGATAAAATCAAAAAAAATCTGACACTTTTTCAAGAGACCGTACCACCTGCTGCGAGCGTAGACCTTGTCTATGCTCCAGAGGAAAATACGGATTGGACAGCTAGTTTCTGGATAGGGATGCTCTTTTTGGTCAAAGAACTGACGAACGATCCAGCAGTCGATCCAACGATTGAAAAGCAACTCGCCTCTTTTCGCCGACGTCTTGAAAAAGATATTGCGCTTGAAACACATGATATCGGCTTTTTATATACGCTCTCTGCGATCGCTGATTATCAAGTGAATCAACGGGAATCCTCAAAAGAATTAGCGGTCAAAGCCGCCGATCGTTTGATGGAGCGCTATGATCCAAAAACACAGATCATCCAAGCGTGGGGGGATTTGAATGATGAACAACAACGCGGCCGTATGATCATTGATTGCTTGATGAACTTGCCACTGCTATATTTTGCTTCAGCGATGACTGGAGAGGGCAAATATAAAGAAGCTGCATATACACACGCCAAACAAACCCAGCGTTACATCGTTCGTGATAATTTTACAACATATCATACGTATTATTTCAATCCTAAAACTGGCGAAGCAATCGGCGGCAAAACGCAACAAGGCTTTGCAGACGATTCTTGCTGGGCACGTGGCCAAGCATGGGGGATTTATGGATTTACCTTGAGTTACAATCATACTGGCGATCATACTTTTTTAGAAACAGCGAAAAAACTCGCGGACTATTTCATTGATTGCTTACCGGAAGACAAGATCTGTTACTGGGATCTGGTGTTTCATGATGGCAGCGGAGAAGAAAGAGATACTTCTGCTGCGGCAATCGCCGTTTGCGGCTTATTGGAACTCGCAAAGCAACTACCTTTGACTGATCCGAAAAAAGATGAATATCAAGCTGTTGCTGTGGCAATTATGAAAACGTTATCAAAAGGGTATACAAGTGTGGATTCGCCACAATCGAATGGCTTGTTACTCGAAGGGGTGTATGACAAAAAATCAAATAAAGGAGTGAAAGAGTGCATGATCTGGGGCGATTACTATTATGTAGAAGCCTTGGTACGACTTACAACAGCTTGGTACAGTTACTGGTAA